Proteins co-encoded in one Ignavibacteriales bacterium genomic window:
- a CDS encoding sodium:solute symporter: MGRTIDYAIIAAYLIGVAVFGVISGGKQKSVNDYFLGGKKMAWWAVGFSIVASETSTLTFISIPGLAFNSNMHFLQVVFGYFIGRIVVSLVFIPSYFRGQLETAYDFLGKRFGLSLRKFTSTVFITTRVLASGVRLFATAIPVHIITGWDYATCILVIGSFTLIYTYVGGLKAVVTMDVVQLFIYLGGAVIAMYLILNHLPNGWKDVVAFATANGTNKFEVINLNLGGSFINFFSSPYTLLGGLFGGTFLSMASHGTDQLLVQRLLGCKSKRDSQKALLLDASFIVIQFLFFLILGLCLFAFYNGATYQQLGLKSSDEIFPKFIIENLPVGISGFVIAGVLASAMGSLSSSISSLASSTYLDLFKLSSKDKNISEKKGMIWSRLFTLLWGIVLIGGAMLFTDTKNPVIELGLKIASITYGGLLGTFFLGLLFKRTKSIDAYLGFISGLLVMVLVLFFTKIDFTWHTFIGCSVTIFVGNFSWLFRVKILKR, from the coding sequence ATGGGTAGAACTATCGACTACGCCATTATTGCTGCATACTTAATTGGAGTAGCAGTCTTCGGTGTAATTTCAGGTGGAAAACAAAAATCCGTTAACGATTATTTTTTAGGTGGAAAGAAGATGGCTTGGTGGGCTGTCGGATTTTCTATTGTAGCAAGTGAAACAAGTACACTTACATTTATTAGCATTCCCGGTCTCGCATTCAATTCCAACATGCACTTTCTCCAGGTTGTTTTTGGATATTTTATTGGAAGGATAGTCGTCAGCCTTGTTTTCATCCCATCATATTTTCGTGGTCAATTAGAAACCGCATATGATTTTCTTGGTAAACGATTTGGACTTTCATTAAGAAAATTTACTTCAACGGTTTTTATTACAACAAGAGTTCTTGCTTCTGGCGTAAGATTATTTGCAACTGCTATTCCGGTTCATATTATAACCGGATGGGATTATGCAACCTGCATCCTGGTAATTGGATCTTTCACACTTATCTATACATATGTTGGTGGATTAAAAGCAGTAGTTACGATGGATGTGGTTCAACTGTTTATTTATCTTGGCGGAGCAGTAATTGCGATGTATTTAATACTCAATCATCTGCCAAACGGTTGGAAAGATGTTGTAGCTTTTGCAACTGCCAATGGAACAAATAAATTTGAAGTAATAAATCTAAATTTAGGTGGCAGCTTTATTAATTTCTTTTCCTCTCCATATACACTTTTAGGAGGATTATTTGGCGGTACATTTTTAAGTATGGCTTCCCACGGAACTGATCAGTTGCTGGTACAAAGACTGCTTGGATGTAAATCAAAACGCGACAGCCAAAAAGCACTTCTGCTGGATGCTTCATTTATCGTGATTCAATTCTTATTCTTTTTAATTCTTGGATTATGTTTGTTCGCTTTTTATAATGGTGCTACATATCAGCAGCTTGGCTTGAAATCTTCCGATGAAATTTTTCCTAAATTTATTATAGAAAATTTACCGGTTGGAATTTCTGGATTTGTAATTGCCGGAGTTCTTGCTTCAGCTATGGGATCTCTTTCTTCTTCCATTAGCTCTCTTGCTTCATCAACATATCTGGATTTGTTTAAGCTTTCTTCTAAAGATAAAAACATAAGCGAAAAAAAAGGAATGATCTGGTCAAGATTGTTTACGCTATTATGGGGCATAGTTTTAATTGGCGGAGCAATGCTTTTTACAGATACTAAAAACCCGGTTATTGAATTGGGATTAAAGATTGCTTCTATAACATATGGTGGTCTGCTTGGTACTTTTTTCCTCGGACTATTATTTAAAAGAACTAAATCAATCGATGCTTATTTGGGATTTATATCTGGACTTTTAGTAATGGTG